Genomic DNA from Oncorhynchus mykiss isolate Arlee chromosome 2, USDA_OmykA_1.1, whole genome shotgun sequence:
CTCATCGACTGCGAGCACGCTAGCACCCTTCGCTAGCAGCTCTTGCACCACCACGGTCAGACCATTTCTGGCTGCAACGTGTAACGGCCTGAGGGGAAAGTACCATCAGATTAGCCAGCAGAAAATGAGGATACCTCCCAAATGCCagactattccctatatagtgcacttcttctgACCAAGGACCCTATGGCCCAATTAATGCAGCTGAACCATACGTACGTCTGTAAGGCTGCGTTAGTCGAGTTGATGAGGTTCCTGTCTGTAATCTTCTCCAATATCAACAAGGCACTGGTTTCATGCCCCTTTAAAAACAGAGTCAAACATGTCAGACAAAATTCAAACCAGAGAGAACATCCTCTTCATGTGGGGTTGCTCACCTTACTGCAGGCCAGATGAAGAGCAGTGTTCTTGACTGCATCCTGCAGGGTGAGCTCTGCTTTGGCACTGCTCACCAACAGCTCTGAGACAGAGAAACATAAAAGGAATTACATTAGGAAATTAAGCTACTTATTCAAATTGTTGAACTTAAGCCGTCTGGCGAGGCAAAGCGGAGGAGAGGGGACTGCATACCGACAGCGTTGGTTTGTCCGTTCTCAGCAGCCATCATGAGGGAGGTCTTCCCGGAGGCGTCGGGGGAGTTGACCTGGGCATTGTGACCTAGCAGCAGCTGAAGACACTCCACGTGGTCCGTGAAGGCTGCCGCATGCAGGGGGGTCCTGGAGAGAGGAAACTGTTTTCATTGATATGGAGTAGGAGTGTTATTATCAAGTATTAGTTTCTACAATCCCTCATCCAACCCCAGAGGTCGTTTTCACAACATTATTCTCCAGAAGAAAAGAACGTTGTCATGTGCTGTAGTTACCGGTTCTTGGTGTCAGTGGCGTTGACAATGGCCGGCCCCAGAGTGTCAATCAACATCTCTGCAGCCCCCTCGTTGTCGTTGATCACAGCACAGTGGAGGGGGCTGAAGGAGTTGCCCTCGGTCTTGTGGAAAACCTCCTGTTCCAGCAGCACCTCGACACACGTGTCATGGCCTAGTGGAAGATTACTTTTAATTCTAAATTAAATGAATCAATACGTTGCTCTAGCGGGAAACATTACATACAGCAGAAAGATGACGTCACTGTAGACCACAACAATACCCTCAGAAAGCCAAGGATCTGACAATGGTGAAGTCACAACAAAAACGTTTTAGCTACAACATATACTATGTCAATCCCTGACAAAGTCCTTTCAATGTAAGCTCCACCACTGAGAGTCATAACCCTACTTCTCACACAGTGTTGTAGTCTTGTTCATTGCCCCACATTGCTCCATCAAGACCAATCTAATGCTTTTCAATCCACAAGAGGGAGTGAATGAGTGCACACTTCTTGGAGAAGAGAATAGAGCTCCAGTCCAGTTAGTATCGTTGTAAGGCCTGCCTAATTCAGGGACATGTTTACAGTGTTGGAGAGGGAATCAGAATAGAGCTTCAGTCCAGTTAGTACCGTTGTAGCAGGCCCAGTGTAGTGGCGTGTAGCCTTGGTTGTCTGTGATGACGGGAAGGGTCTCCACtgactgggctgcatgtaggaGCCCCCCCAGCACCCCGATGTGTCCAGACGCCGCCGCCAGGTGAACAGGGGTCCGCCCCTTACAGTCCCGAACTAGGAAGCTGGCGCTGTGCTGCAGCAGGGCCTCCACACACTCCTCATGACCAGTCACCGCCTGGTAGGGTGGCGAGACAAGAATGGAATTGATTAAATCATAATCAATTATATAATAAGGAATCATAGCAATCCCTAGTAGTTCAATGGCCCCATCCCAAGATCAGAACaagcctccccctctctttctgtgtgagtgtgtacaactctcctcctcacccctctgtgTAGAGCTGTTCTGCCCCACTTGTCTTTGGCTTCTACGCTGGCTCCCTTGTTGAGCAGCGAGTACACACAGTCTGTGTGTCCGCTCAGCACCGACAGCATCAGAGGGGTTCTGATACACAAGACAACAGGTCATATTACAAACTGGTAATAAccaggctgagtcccaaatggcaacctattccctatatggtacaCTACTCTTGACCTGAGCCCATAGGACTTTGGTTTAAAGTACTGTACCAAGTAGGGTAtaggttgtcatttgggatgcaaacccaGTTTCAAAATCTATTTTTTTCAGGAATTGTATCCAAAACCCAATTGACTTACTGTCCATTCCCATCTTGAACATCCACTGCACTCTGGAGGTCAGCATTTCCAATCAATAAACGCAAACACTCCGAATGACCGTTGGTTGCTAGAGgaagataaacagagaggataTAAGAATGTCAGATGATTGACCATTGGTAGCTAGAGGAGGATCAACAAGAGGATATAAGAATGAGATGATTGACCGTTGGTAGCTAAAGGATGAACAGAGAGGATATGAGCAGATTGCTGGACGACTATAACCTTCACATGAACAGACAGATTTCTAGAACAGTGGTGTTGGTAGATGACATCCTCATGATGTTAACACAGCATATAATAAAGAATTTTGGTGCGTAGGCCATCGAAGCCTGTCACCTGTTAGCGGTGTGCCTGGCTCTGGATAGAAGTCTGCCCTGtgcactgatctaggatcagcttaccctccctAGATCCTCAATAATTAGTGGAGAGCATGACAAAAaaatgaccttagatcagtgtctagtgGGCATTTTCACACTATACCATGTAACGTCGTCCTAGCAACATGACCAAACAAATGGCCATCTTGGTCAGGAAAACTTTTTAATTACAGAAGCTCTATGTGATATCCTTATGTCTACCTGCAGCGTGGATGGGGGTCCTCTTCAGAGTGAAGTCTTTAACCAGGATGGAGGCTCCCTGGTTGATGAGGACGTCAACACACTCCACATGGCCTTTAAAGGCAGCCAGGTCCAGAGGGGTGCGCCCCTGGCTGTCCCTCACGTCTAGATCCAGCAGAGACTGAACCAGGACCTCCATAGCATGGTGGTGACCGTGGTACGCCTGaatagaaacacaaacacagtcgCAAGCAAAGTCCAGGGGTACGCCTGAATAGATATTCACTCTTAATATAATCAATGTCCTAGAGTAGACCCGTGGTACGCCTGAACAGAAATACAGTGCTAGACCTCTAAAGTAGACCAGAGTCTTTCAATCGGGAGCCCATTTTTGCTCCCGCCCAGCATCAACATCGGAGGTTCCTGCCAAGCGTGGGATTGAGAAACAAACACTCTACTTCTCTTCTGAGGTTGATTAACTCAAATGGCAAAATAAGgaaatcatcctcatcatcactgTGTAGAATATGTATTTTACACTAATCAGGAATAGATCGGAATATGGTGTGTGAGTCTGTCTGGACAGTCAACTTCCTGTGGAAAATCTACACCATGCTTGCATCCcagatagcaccctattccctatgtagtgaactacttttgatcagggcctataaggatctggtcaaacgtagtgtactaaatagggaatagggtgccatttgtcatATGGAGACCACTACAGGAGCAGGTAGGCTTTACTCACAGCGAGGTGTAGAGGGCTGATGGGAGCTCTGACATCAGAGTCGTTCAGGATGTCTGTCCCTGAGGTTTCCATTAGCTGAGGAAAGACATGAACGGCCAGTTCAGACTTGTAACATATTTACTTGGAAGGTTAGTCTAGTAGCATGTGTAACATGGTAAATCTCAGTGACCAGCCTCTGCAGACATACTGGGGTGTTGCATCCATACCTTAAACAAGCAAGTGTGAGGAAAAGTTACCAACTGGCACTTACCACATCTAAAGGTGTTTCACTTGCAATCTGGAAAAAGAACATCAAGAGTGACGACAAACATGCAACCACACCTTAAAACCTACTGAATATcaatgattgtgtcccaaatggcagcctattccctatatagtgcactacttttgaccagagccctatgggccccacagccatttgggacgcagtgaAAATGGTGTGGATGCAGGGCATCTAGTATCCTGTGGTTCTGACTCACCAGCTCCAGACAGAGGCGGTGTCCGTATGCAGACGCGTAATGCACTGCATTGTAGCCCTGATTGTCCCGGATCCCTGGGTTAGCATCGTTTCGCAGTAAATACTCCAGACACCTAGAGGTCAAGAGTTCACTAATCATTACACCAACATCAAGACAAACAGATAATCAAGCAGAGACACTTTTCCAAAGGAGACGTGGCCAAGCTTTCACACTGCCGATTGAACACTAGCGTGCATTCAAACACTCAACATACTCTCCAGACTACAGTGAAATGTGAAAGGTCACGGCACCACAACAGTAAGAGGAGTGTGAGACGTACTTTCCGTCTGTATCGGAGGCAGCAGCGTAGTGGAGCGGGGTGCAGCCCCTCTTATCCAGGTCGTTCACACTGGCCCCAGACCCCACCAAGGCAAACAGACACTGGTAGTTACAGTTGGCTGCTGCATAATGCAGAGGACTCCTAGAAGAACACAAACAGTCAACAGAAACAGCTGATTGGAGATGCAAAACAATATATCCCAATATTCCCCATTATCATAAAGAACAAATATGAAAGTTATTTGATGCCACAGACAGACCTTCCGAAGCTGTCCTTTCTGTTGAAGTCTGCCCCTGTGTTGAGCAGCAGATTCAGACAGTCCAGGTTCCTGGTAACAAGATATCAAGTTTAGAAAGGCCCTCTGAGCTATCAGGTGCATGTTAACAATGAGAGAACCTGAAAGAAAAGAGAAACCTGtacactgctcttgctagcatcactgttTTTATTAAGGCTAATAAAAGCTAGGATAAaaacagtgatactagcaagagcagtgtgcaggtttcTCTTCTCTTTCAGGAAGATAAAGACATTTTAGTCAATACCACCATAACATGGAGCCACATTATACAGAAATGATACTGCAGGAGGAGATGGTTTTCCAGGTCATGAACTACATATTCCTTGGTGTAAAGCCTGGACCAGTCCACTCACCCTCCAGCTGCTGCAGCATGTAAACAGGTTCTTCCAAAGTCGTCAGGGGTGTCTATATCAAAGCCTGATGAGAGGAGCTTTCGACAGCAGTCAGAGAAACCACTGAGAGCAGCCAGGTGGAGGGGGAACATCCCATGGACGCCTCGTCTGCAACAACATTTTATACATTTTGAGcactcttattcagagcgacttCCAGTTAATTCAGCTGAGTTTAGAAAAAGCAGCACATCAGTCCTCATTAAACCCTACTGCATACTGCAATGCCCAGTCTATcaaccacccacacaccacaATGGAGGCCATTTCATGTGTTGAGCAGAGAGTCTCCAAGTGGGAATTCGGTCAATGACAGAATTGCAGATGCATGTTGCAGTATTGCTGGAAACTGTGTGTTCTCTTACTTGGCTGTGTCAGCACCGTTCGTGATGAGTGTATTGATGAGTAACTCATGGCCGTAGCGAGCAGAGATGTGCAGGGGTGTGTTTCCATTCTTATCTTCACAGTCGATCTCagcacctaatacacacacacacaatcaaccaCTTGACCCTAGAGGCATCACGTAGCTAAATGTTCAACCACGTTGCAGTAACATTGCTCTGTGCCAGTGTATCATGGTTTGAAGACAAAAGACAAGATGCTGAAGAGCCTACTGGttcatatatacactgctcaaaaaaaacaaagggaacacttaaacaccacaatgtaactccaagtcaatcacacttctgtgaaatcaaactgtccacttaggaagcaacactgattgacaatacatttcacatgctgttgtgcaaatggaatagataacaggtggaaattataggcaattaggaagacacccccaataaaggagtggttctgcaggtggtgaccagacaacttctcagttcctatgcttcctggctgatgttttggtcacttttgaatgctggcggtgctttcactctagtggtagcatgagacggagtctacaacccacacaagtggctcaggtagtgcagctcatccaggatggcacattcgagctgtggcaagaaggtttgctgtgtctgtcagcgtagtgtccagagcatggaggcgctaccaggagacaggccagtacatcggGAAACGTGGagaaggccgtaggagggcaacaacccagcagcaggaccgctacctccgcctttgtgcaaggaggagcaggaggagcactgccagagccctgcaaaatgacctccagcaggccacaaatgtgcatgtgtctgctcaaacggtcagaaacagactccatgagggtggtatgagggcctgacgtccacaggtgggggttgtgcttacagcccaacaccgtgcaggacgtttggcatttgccagagaacaccaagattggcaaattcgccactggcgccctgtgctcttcacagatgaaagcaggttcacactgagcacatgtgacagacgtgacagagtctggagatgccgtggagaacgttctgctgcctgcaacatcctccagcatgaccggtttggcggtgggtcagtcatggtgtggggtggcatttcttgggggaccccttgtgagaccatatgctggtgcggttggccctgggtttctcctaatgcaagacaatgctagccctcatgtggctggagtgtgtcagcagttcctgcaagaggaaggcattgatgctatggactggcccgtccgttcaccagacctgaatccaattgagcacatctgggacatcatgtctcgctccatccaccattgcaccacagactgtccaggagttggcggatgctttagtccaagtctgggaggagatccctcaggagaccatccgccacctcatcaggagcatgcccaagcgttgtagggaggtcatacaggcacgtggaggccacacacactaccgagcctcattttgacttgttttaaggacattacatcaaagttggatcagcctgtagtgtggttttccactttaattttgagtgtgactccaaatccagacctccatgggttgataaatttgatttccattgatcatttgtgtgattttgttgtcagcacattcaactatgtaaagaagtatttaataagaatatttcattcattcagatctaggatgtgttattttagtgttccctttatttttttgagcagtgtatattctgtTGAGAGCATTCACAGAGACTCACCATTCTGGATGATGGCTTGAGATCTGGAGAAGCGTCCGTGGATGGCCGTCATGTGGAGGGGGGTCTTTCCATCTTTACtctgcagagagcgagagacagatgGTTCACACTGCAGTCTGTGCTGCTGACCACAGGTGGAGGTGCGCTTTATTGCATTTAGTTTGTATTGTTAAGATGAATCCATTGGTATCTGAATGTATTTGGTCCAAGTCTACTAAGCCGTGTGCTGCATCAGTgacccaaagtagtgcactataaaggaaatagggtgccatttgggatgcagctgtTGTCATCACAGCTTCTTactctgtgggccctggtcaaaagtagtgcactataaaggaaatagggtgccatttgggatgcaaagaGTGTCAGCACGGCTTCATactctgtgggccctggtcaatggtagtgcactacataggaaacagggtgtcatttggtacAGACAGTTGATCATCCTGTCTCCTCACCTTGATGTTGACGTGGGCCCCGTTGCCCACCAGCAGCTCCAGGCAGAGCGCCCCGTGGCGCGAGGCGGCCATGAAGTGGAGCGGGGCGAAACCCTTCTCGTTCACCTGGTTCACGTTGGCGCCGCACTCGATCAGCTCATTTACCACCACGTCCTGGCCGTTGTAGCACGCCACGTGGAGGGGGGTGTTACCGTACCCATTGGGCTCATTTatctggagggagaagagggatgagagtgggtagagggaggagagtgggtaaagagaaggggggatagaacAAAACATTTCTGATCAGGTCACTTGGTTAGGAAAAACCCCTGACCCGACACACTGGGTCCAAAGGAAATCATTCTACAACACACTAGAGCTCTGTCTTTTCGTGGAGTTGTAATTGAATAGTGACTACACAGTTGAATGCGGGCATTGACTCACATCCACCCCAAGGTCCAGGAGGTACTTGACCACACTGATCATGCCGCTGGAGGCTGCAGAGTGGAGAGGGGTGTAGGCCTTCTTGTCTTTACAGGACACCTCTGATCCATGAGAGGCCAGCAGTTTCACCACCTCAATGTgccctatgggggggggggggagagagtgtgagacagagcgagagagaaaagagagaaagaggcgttTACAGTGGTACACAGCACCACAAGCAATACCTTTAACTGAAACCATCTTATCAACATACTTAGTCCATCATTCTGACATAACACACTAGAGGTGGACCATACATCTGAGCTGTGAGGCGATCACACAGCCAATTCATTCACTCACTGGGATAaggacatttgtatttattatggatccccattagctgctgccaaagttTATACAATTTTCAAACATTTGATTCTCAGATGTCACAACACATTGTGTGctctcaggcccctactccaccactactacacatctacagtactaaatccatgtgtatgtacagtcgtggccaaaagttttgaaaatgacacaaatattaattttcaccaagtctgctgcctcagtttgtgtgatggcaatttgcacatactccagaatgttatgaagagtgatcagatgaattgcaattaattgcaaagtccctctttgctatgcaaattaactgaatcccccaaaaacatttccacagcatttcagccctgccataaaaggaccagctgacatcatgtcagtgattctctcgttaacacaggtgtgagtgttgacgaggacaaggctggagattacTCTGTCATaatgattgagttcgaataacagactggaagcttcaaaaaggaggctggtgcttggaatcattgttcttccgcTGTCAACCATCGTtccctgcaaggaaacacgtgccgtcatcattgcattgcacaaaaagggcttcacaggcaaggatattgctgccagtaagattgcacctaaatcaaccattttttGGATcaaagaacttcaaggagagcggttcaattgttgtaacaaaaaggcttcagggcgcccaagaaagtccagcaagcgccaggacaatctcctaaagttgattcagctgcgggatcggggcaccaccagtacagagcttgctcaggaatggcagcaggcaggtgtgagtgcgtctgcatgcacagtgaggcgaagattttcagaggatggcctggtgccaagaagggcagcaaagaagacaCTTCTCTCCTGGAAAAGCATcaggtatatactatatatacactgatattctgcaaagggtacagggataggactgctgaggactggggtaaagtaattttctctgatgaatcccctttccaattgtttggggcatccggaaaaaagcttgtccggagaagacaaggtgagcgctaccaccagtcctgtgtcatgccaacagtaaagcatcctgagaccattcatgtgtgtggttgcttctcagcaaagggagtgggctcactcacaattttgcctaagaacacagccatgaataaagaatgctaccaacacatcctccaagagcaacttctcccaaccatccaggaatagTTTGGtaacgaacaatgccttttccaggaTGATGGGGCACCTTGCCATAagtcaaaagtgataactaagtggctcggggaacaaaacattgatattttgggtccatggccaggaaaccccccagaccttaatcccattgagaacttgtggtcaatcctcaagaggcaggtggataaacaaaaacccacaaattctgacaaactccaagcattgattatgcaagaatgggctgccatcagtcaggatgtggcccagaagttaattgacagcatgccagggcggattgcagtggtcttgaaaaagaagggtcaacactgcaaatattgactctttgcatcaacttcatgtaattgtcaatagaagccattgacacttatgaaatgcttgtaattatggtatagagtacagtatatacatatgagatgggtaatgtagggtatgtaaacattgtttAAAGTTGcttgtgatacatttttacatcaatgtttccattattaaagtggctggagttgatgcagtatgttggtagcagccactcaatgtttgtGGTGGTCGTTTAACAGTCCgatgtccttgagatagaagctgtttttcggtctctcggtccctgctttgatgcacctgtactgacctcggcttctggatgatagcggggtgaacaagcagtggctcgggtggttgttgtccttgatgatctttatggccttcctgtgtcatcgggtggtgtaggtgtcttggagggcaggtagtttgcccccggtgatggtagtgaggtctgcacaacacctCTGGggagccttacggttgtgagcggggcagttgccataccaggcagtgatatagCCCGATAGGATGCTCGCGATTGtgcgagtgcttttggtgacaagccaaatttcttcagcctcccgaggttgaagaggcgctgctgcgccttcttcactacgctatctgtgtgggtggaccaattcagtttgtccgtgatgtgtacaccgaggaacttaaaacttactacactctccactactgtcctgttgatgtggattgGGGGGTGCTgcatctgctgtttcctgaaatccatgatcatcttctttgttttgttgacgttgagtgtgaggttattttcctgacaacacactccgagggccctcgcgccccagtgttgaggatcagtggggtggagatgttgttacctaccctcaccacctgggggcggaaggaagtccagtacccagttgcacagggcggggtcgagacccagggtctcgagcttgatgacgagtttggagggtactatggtgttaaatgctgagctgtagtcgatgaacagcattctcacataggtattcctcttgtccagatggttagggcagtgtggttgcgattgcgttgtctgtggacctattggggcggtaaacaaattggagtgggtctagagtgtcaggtagggtggaggtgatatggtccttgactagtctctcaaagcacttcatgatgacggaaatcgggtaaccttttggttactagtccaacgctctaaccactaggctacctgtcgccccaagcttgatgatagccagtcaatatttaaatcacccagaaaatatacttctttgttgatatcacatacattatccagatactgactgttagcacttggtggtctatagcagcttcccacaagaatgggctttaggtgaggcagattaacctgtagccatattacttcaacagtatttaacattagattgtCTCTAAGATTTACAGGAatatggttctgaatatagactgcAACACCACCTctgttggcatttctgtcttttcggtaaatgttataaccatgtattgctactaCTGTATCAAAGGTATTATCGAAGTGAGTTCCAGAGAGTCAGAACATGAATGTCATCtattacaagcaagttattgacttcatggaccttgtttcttaggctacatacgttaatgtgggctatttatcatttttattttttgcttgattgtttttaatgcttatcagaggtagacttactcatgctatttacattggagctgatagtgcagggtgagctgcataaaTTGGGCTTCCTACTATTGCTCACTATCTCAGTGCTAACAGTGAAACTCTGGTTTATAGGggctcatgattactgc
This window encodes:
- the LOC110516569 gene encoding serine/threonine-protein phosphatase 6 regulatory ankyrin repeat subunit A isoform X1 yields the protein MVVLKIRDQPGLLKAIFNVDPDEVRSLIFQKEDVNVQDNEKRTPLHAAAYLGDAEILELLILSGARVNAKDNKWLTPLHRAVASCSEEAVQVLLKHSADVNARDKNWQTPLHIAAANKAVRCAEALVPLLSNVNVSDRAGRTALHHAAFSGHLEMVRLLLSRGANINAFDKKDRRAIHWAAYMGHIEVVKLLASHGSEVSCKDKKAYTPLHSAASSGMISVVKYLLDLGVDINEPNGYGNTPLHVACYNGQDVVVNELIECGANVNQVNEKGFAPLHFMAASRHGALCLELLVGNGAHVNIKSKDGKTPLHMTAIHGRFSRSQAIIQNGAEIDCEDKNGNTPLHISARYGHELLINTLITNGADTAKRGVHGMFPLHLAALSGFSDCCRKLLSSGFDIDTPDDFGRTCLHAAAAGGNLDCLNLLLNTGADFNRKDSFGRSPLHYAAANCNYQCLFALVGSGASVNDLDKRGCTPLHYAAASDTDGKCLEYLLRNDANPGIRDNQGYNAVHYASAYGHRLCLELIASETPLDVLMETSGTDILNDSDVRAPISPLHLAAYHGHHHAMEVLVQSLLDLDVRDSQGRTPLDLAAFKGHVECVDVLINQGASILVKDFTLKRTPIHAAATNGHSECLRLLIGNADLQSAVDVQDGNGQTPLMLSVLSGHTDCVYSLLNKGASVEAKDKWGRTALHRGAVTGHEECVEALLQHSASFLVRDCKGRTPVHLAAASGHIGVLGGLLHAAQSVETLPVITDNQGYTPLHWACYNGHDTCVEVLLEQEVFHKTEGNSFSPLHCAVINDNEGAAEMLIDTLGPAIVNATDTKNRTPLHAAAFTDHVECLQLLLGHNAQVNSPDASGKTSLMMAAENGQTNAVELLVSSAKAELTLQDAVKNTALHLACSKGHETSALLILEKITDRNLINSTNAALQTPLHVAARNGLTVVVQELLAKGASVLAVDENGYTPALACAPNKDVADCLALILATMMPVSPCTPAPSLTFSAINHYTTSPSKSVTFDSLPVLRSEHSSYCSFNNIGHRGHDEGFYKDEELNDSDSETY
- the LOC110516569 gene encoding serine/threonine-protein phosphatase 6 regulatory ankyrin repeat subunit A isoform X3, producing the protein MVRLLLSRGANINAFDKKDRRAIHWAAYMGHIEVVKLLASHGSEVSCKDKKAYTPLHSAASSGMISVVKYLLDLGVDINEPNGYGNTPLHVACYNGQDVVVNELIECGANVNQVNEKGFAPLHFMAASRHGALCLELLVGNGAHVNIKSKDGKTPLHMTAIHGRFSRSQAIIQNGAEIDCEDKNGNTPLHISARYGHELLINTLITNGADTAKRGVHGMFPLHLAALSGFSDCCRKLLSSGFDIDTPDDFGRTCLHAAAAGGNLDCLNLLLNTGADFNRKDSFGRSPLHYAAANCNYQCLFALVGSGASVNDLDKRGCTPLHYAAASDTDGKCLEYLLRNDANPGIRDNQGYNAVHYASAYGHRLCLELIASETPLDVLMETSGTDILNDSDVRAPISPLHLAAYHGHHHAMEVLVQSLLDLDVRDSQGRTPLDLAAFKGHVECVDVLINQGASILVKDFTLKRTPIHAAATNGHSECLRLLIGNADLQSAVDVQDGNGQTPLMLSVLSGHTDCVYSLLNKGASVEAKDKWGRTALHRGAVTGHEECVEALLQHSASFLVRDCKGRTPVHLAAASGHIGVLGGLLHAAQSVETLPVITDNQGYTPLHWACYNGHDTCVEVLLEQEVFHKTEGNSFSPLHCAVINDNEGAAEMLIDTLGPAIVNATDTKNRTPLHAAAFTDHVECLQLLLGHNAQVNSPDASGKTSLMMAAENGQTNAVELLVSSAKAELTLQDAVKNTALHLACSKGHETSALLILEKITDRNLINSTNAALQTPLHVAARNGLTVVVQELLAKGASVLAVDENGYTPALACAPNKDVADCLALILATMMPVSPCTPAPSLTFSAINHYTTSPSKSVTFDSLPVLRSEHSSYCSFNNIGHRGHDEGFYKDEELNDSDSETY
- the LOC110516569 gene encoding serine/threonine-protein phosphatase 6 regulatory ankyrin repeat subunit A isoform X2 — its product is MVVLKIRDQPGLLKAIFNVDPDEVRSLIFQKEDVNVQDNEKRTPLHAAAYLGDAEILELLILSGARVNAKDNKWLTPLHRAVASCSEEAVQVLLKHSADVNARDKNWQTPLHIAAANKAVRCAEALVPLLSNVNVSDRAGRTALHHAAFSGHLEMVRLLLSRGANINAFDKKDRRAIHWAAYMGHIEVVKLLASHGSEVSCKDKKAYTPLHSAASSGMISVVKYLLDLGVDINEPNGYGNTPLHVACYNGQDVVVNELIECGANVNQVNEKGFAPLHFMAASRHGALCLELLVGNGAHVNIKSKDGKTPLHMTAIHGRFSRSQAIIQNGAEIDCEDKNGNTPLHISARYGHELLINTLITNGADTAKRGVHGMFPLHLAALSGFSDCCRKLLSSGFDIDTPDDFGRTCLHAAAAGGNLDCLNLLLNTGADFNRKDSFGRSPLHYAAANCNYQCLFALVGSGASVNDLDKRGCTPLHYAAASDTDGKCLEYLLRNDANPGIRDNQGYNAVHYASAYGHRLCLELLMETSGTDILNDSDVRAPISPLHLAAYHGHHHAMEVLVQSLLDLDVRDSQGRTPLDLAAFKGHVECVDVLINQGASILVKDFTLKRTPIHAAATNGHSECLRLLIGNADLQSAVDVQDGNGQTPLMLSVLSGHTDCVYSLLNKGASVEAKDKWGRTALHRGAVTGHEECVEALLQHSASFLVRDCKGRTPVHLAAASGHIGVLGGLLHAAQSVETLPVITDNQGYTPLHWACYNGHDTCVEVLLEQEVFHKTEGNSFSPLHCAVINDNEGAAEMLIDTLGPAIVNATDTKNRTPLHAAAFTDHVECLQLLLGHNAQVNSPDASGKTSLMMAAENGQTNAVELLVSSAKAELTLQDAVKNTALHLACSKGHETSALLILEKITDRNLINSTNAALQTPLHVAARNGLTVVVQELLAKGASVLAVDENGYTPALACAPNKDVADCLALILATMMPVSPCTPAPSLTFSAINHYTTSPSKSVTFDSLPVLRSEHSSYCSFNNIGHRGHDEGFYKDEELNDSDSETY